A region from the Medicago truncatula cultivar Jemalong A17 chromosome 6, MtrunA17r5.0-ANR, whole genome shotgun sequence genome encodes:
- the LOC120576093 gene encoding uncharacterized protein, which yields MPVYAKFMKEMLTGRRKPKDDENISLSENCSAILQRKLPPKLKDSGAFTIPCSIGPVDIGRALCDLGANINLMPLSMMKKLGGGEPKPTRMTLTLADRSISYLFGVLEDVLVKVNDLVFPADFVILDMDEDEDMPLILGRPFLATGRALIDVEMGQLMLRFHNEQVVFNIFEAMKHRAENPKCYQIDVVDEIVEDDSRTPQLTQPMEKTIVNSIESCDLDEDLEVKECIKQLESSKQEVEPVKIEEILGETSKGEQPPIKEEEKNPELKELPSHLKYVFLSKNASKPAIISSTLTLLEEEKLTRVLRDNQGALGWNISNLKGISPAYFMHRIHMEAEYKPVVQPQRRLNPTMKEVV from the coding sequence ATGCCGGTTTATGCTAAATTCATGAAAGAAATGTTAACTGGAAGAAGGAAACCAAAAGATGATGAGAACATCTCTCTTTCTGAGAATTGTAGTGCTATTCTCCAAAGGAAACTTCCACCTAAGCTTAAAGATTCTGGTGCTTTTACTATCCCTTGCTCCATTGGGCCGGTAGACATTGGAAGAGCTTTATGTGATTTAGGGGCCAACATCAATTTGATGCCCCTTTCGATGATGAAGAAGCTTGGAGGTGGAGAGCCAAAACCTACAAGAATGACCCTCACTCTAGCTGATCGGTCAATCTCATATCTTTTTGGTGTGCTTGAAGATGTCTTAGTGAAGGTTAATGATCTAGTATTTCCAGCTGATTTTGTGATCTTGGAtatggatgaagatgaagatatgccacTCATTCTAGGAAGACCTTTCCTTGCAACAGGCCGTGCTTTAATTGATGTTGAAATGGGACAGCTAATGTTGAGGTTCCATAACGAGCAAGTGGTGTTCAATATCTTTGAAGCTATGAAGCACCGGGCTGAAAATCCTAAGTGTTACcagattgatgttgttgatgaaatagTAGAAGATGATTCTCGTACACCTCAACTAACACAACCTATGGAGAAAACAATAGTTAACTCTATAGAAAGTTGTGACCTTGATGAAGATCTTGAGGTGAAGGAATGTATCAAACAACTAGAGTCAAGCAAACAAGAGGTAGAACCGGTAAAAATTGAAGAGATACTTGGTGAAACTTCTAAAGGGGAGCAACCTCCAATCAAGGAGGAAGAGAAAAATCCAGAATTAAAAGAACTTCCTTCCCACTTGAAGTATGTTTTCCTTAGCAAAAATGCCTCGAAACCAGCAATCATCAGCAGTACCTTGACACTTTTAGAAGAAGAGAAATTGACGAGAGTGTTAAGGGACAACCAAGGAGCTTTGGGATGGAATATTTCTAATTTGAAGGGTATTAGTCCGGCCTATTTCATGCATAGAATTCACATGGAGGCTGAGTACAAACCTGTGGTTCAACCTCAACGAAGACTAAACCCTACAATGAAAGAAGTGGTTTAG